Proteins co-encoded in one Arachis hypogaea cultivar Tifrunner chromosome 11, arahy.Tifrunner.gnm2.J5K5, whole genome shotgun sequence genomic window:
- the LOC112721807 gene encoding uncharacterized protein, translating to MADNGNPQPTQAELLAQIAELQAEVRRIAELSNGKHEGESSKSSAQGNTDPLNITPPKEKFTLENPFSEEITKFQMPKNFVLPTALEPYKGFGDPRAHIKKFQSMMFFNGANNEPVLCRAFPTYLDGAALLWFSKLSAGSISSFEELARSFIDYFAASRIYVHGSDYLGTIKQGQHESLNNYMTRFSEATMEIQDLDPAVHLHALKTGLRPGEFRETIAITKPKILEEFREKAAGQMEIEELREAQKPDRQPQRREEEKTFRSPGNRDTRKPFKLTPKYNTYTRFNTKRENIIKEILNAKIVKPPARVGNYQDQRFVDRSKHCAFHQKFGHTTDDCIVAKDLLERLALQGLLDKYVESQKTSRASSDRE from the coding sequence ATGGCTGACAATGGGAACCCCCAACCCACACAGGCAGAGCTCCTAGCTCAGATCGCCGAACTCCAAGCGGAGGTAAGGAGGATAGCCGAGCTGTCCAATGGAAAGCACGAAGGAGAAAGCTCTAAGAGCTCGGCGCAGGGCAATACAGACCCCCTGAACATAACTCCACCAAAAGAGAAGTTCACCCTCGAGAACCCTTTCTCTGAGGAGATCACTAAGTTCCAGATGCCGAAAAACTTTGTATTACCTACAGCACTGGAACCTTACAAGGGGTTCGGTGATCCCCGAGCTCACATAAAAAAGTTTCAATCCATGATGTTTTTTAATGGCGCTAACAATGAACCTGTACTTTGCCGAGCTTTTCCTACTTATCTTGATGGTGCTGCATTACTATGGTTTTCTAAATTGTCTGCAGGTTCGATTTCCTCCTTCGAGGAGCTGGCGAGATCCTTTATTGACTATTTCGCTGCATCAAGAATTTATGTCCATGGATCAGACTACCTAGGCACGATCAAGCAAGGCCAACATGAGAGCTTAAATAATTATATGACCAGGTTTTCCGAGGCCACCATGGAGATCCAAGACTTAGATCCGGCCGTCCACCTCCATGCCCTCAAAACTGGCCTCCGACCAGGCGAATTCCGAGAAACCATTGCGATaacaaaaccaaaaatattggagGAGTTCCGGGAGAAGGCTGCGGGTCAAATGGAGATCGAAGAGCTCCGCGAGGCCCAAAAGCCGGACAGACAACCACAAAGGAGGGAAGAGGAAAAAACATTCCGATCACCAGGCAACAGGGATACAAGGAAGCCTTTCAAACTCACACCAAAATACAACACATATACCAGATTCAATACCAAAAGAGAGAACATCATAAAAGAGATTCTGAATGCCAAAATCGTGAAACCACCAGCTCGGGTAGGAAACTACCAAGACCAAAGGTTTGTGGATAGGAGCAAACACTGCGCCTTCCATCAGAAGTTCGGCCACACCACGGACGACTGCATTGTCGCGAAGGACCTCCTAGAAAGACTGGCGCTACAAGGTCTTCTCGACAAATACGTCGAGAGCCAAAAAACCAGTAGGGCAAGCTCGGATAGGGAATAG
- the LOC112724062 gene encoding uncharacterized protein: MMSHTNDENQPHQDKEAYKSKDTAMAPMNPVPGPPAAITLHENYTHQVPPYEEQTKFKGGFWRGFCAGLCCGCCLDICF, encoded by the exons ATGATGAGTCACACTAATGATGAAAACCAGCCTCATCAAGATAAAG AGGCATATAAGTCAAAAGACACTGCAATGGCTCCTATGAATCCAGTTCCAGGTCCACCTGCTGCTATCACTCTTCATGAGAACTACACTCACCAAGTTCCTCCATATGAAGAACAAACTAAGTTCAAGGGAGGGTTCTGGAGAGGATT TTGTGCTGGATTGTGCTGCGGCTGTTGTTTGGACAtatgcttttga